A stretch of DNA from Aliarcobacter thereius LMG 24486:
TAAAATTTTTTAATTGTTTAAAGAAATTAGGATAGATAGAATATAATATATAAAATTTTTAAGGGAAAAAAGTATGATAAAAAAAGTTTTATTTCCTCTGCTTTTTTTGGTATTAGCGTATTTTGTACTTAGTTATGAAAGTGCAAAAGAGATTATTGCTGGAATATCTATATTTTTAGTTGGAATGTTTTTTATGGAAGATGGTTTTAAACTATTTTCTGGTGGTTTTTTAGAAAAAATTCTTGAAAAATTTACAAATAGTATGCCAAAAGCAATTTTAAATGGTTTTTTAATAAGTTCCATAGTTCAAAGTTCATCTTTGACAAGTGTTATTATAATATCATTTTTAGGAGCTTCTTTAATAGCTTTAGAAAGTGCAGTTTATGTACTTTTAGGATCTAGTTTAGGTTCATCAACAACAGCATGGATTATTGCCTTGTTTGGATTGAAAATTAAGATTTCTCACTATGCTATGCCTATAATTGTTTTTGGAATATTTTTCAGATTTTCAAAGAAAGAGAGATTTAAAGGTTTAGGTCATGTTCTTTTAGGATTGGGATTCATTTTCTTAGGAATATCATATATGGTAAATGGATTTTATGAATTAAAAGATAGTGTTGATTTAACTTTATATTCATTTGATGGTTTTTTAGGGCTTTTTATATTTTTTATAATTGGTGCACTTATGACTTTTGTTGTTCAATCAAGTTCTGCAAGTACTGCAATTGTATTAGTGGCTCTTGCAAGTGGGCAGATATTTTATTTGAATGCTATTGCTGCAATTATTGGTGGAAAAATCGGAAGTACAACAACAACTGTTTTAGGAGCTTTGAATTCAAATGCAAATGGAAAAAGATTGGCTTATGCACAATTTTTATTAAACCTTATTGCAACACTTTTTGGGCTAATTTTATTTTATCCAATAGTTAATTTTATAGAGATAATTTCAAATTATTTTGAGATTACAAGTGATGCTATAAAATTATCAATATTTATTACAATATTAAATTTGAGTGCTGTTATTATTATGATTCCATTTTTAAAATTGATTGTAAAAAAGATTCAGAAAATGTTTATTCCAAAAGTAAAATCATGGTCAAAACTTGAATTCCTTGACTCTTCATCTCTAGAGAGTTCAAAGTCTATTGTTGTTGGAGTTAAAAAAGAGAATATAATTTTGTATGAGAATTTCTTAAAAGCTTCTAAGCATTTACTTCAAATAAATGATGAAGATTTATATTGGTACAAGAATAATAATAAATCAAAATCTCCGCAAAACCATAAGATTGATAAAATTTATAAAGATAGATTAAGGGTATTGCATGATGAGATTTTAGATTTTTTAAGTTTTGCAAATAAAGGAATAAGTGAAAATGATTTAAAAATAATTGATAAGCAAAAAATAATTACAAAAAAAATATACTCTTTATTAAAAAATATTAGAAATATAAATAAGAAAATAGATGAATCAAATTTTTATAGAGAAGCTATAAAAAATGAGTACATATATTTAAGAGAAATATTGACAATTTGTATAAAAGAGATAGAAAATATTATAAGTAATAAAACTTTTGATGATTTAGATAAAATTTTTAAAATAAAAACACTTCAACAAAAACTTAATTCTTTGGATAGTTTGACAACTCAAAGAGTAAAAAAGTTAATAGATGAGAAAAAAATTGATGCAAATGTATCTACAAAGATAATAAAAGATATTTCTTTTGCTATACTATTATCTCAAGAATTAATAAAATTAACTATATCTTTATATGTAGAAGATAGTATTTTAATAGAGGAAGATGAAGATGAAGCTTAAAAAATTTCTGAAAAATGTCAAAGAGTTTTTTCAAGAGAATAAAAATGAAGAGAGAGCTTTGGAAGAAGCTTTAGAAAAATTAAGAGTAAAAAGAGCTGAAATAAAAGAGAATATATCAAATAAAGAGTTTGTAAAAGAGGATAAAGAGTCTTTGAAGAATAAGATAAAAATTGTTGATGATTTAATTGAAAAGATTATAAAAAAACAAAATAAACTTAAGATAAAAAACAACAAAGAGTAATAGCAAAAAGCACATTTATCCCTTGTTTTTTTAGTATTTTTTTTGCTTCCAAAATAGTTGTTCCAGTTGTAATAACATCATCAACTAAAATTACATCACAATTTTTTACTCCACTATAAGTAAATTTTCTTGGATTTTTTTGTCTAAATTCTAGATTCTTTCCAGCATATTTTACAATATTTGTGGCTTTTAAAGTGTTGAAAACGGGTTTTATAAAAGAACTTTTTAAATGTTTTGCCAAAATTGCAGTTTGAGAAAAATCGTGTCTTGTGTGATCATCTATTGGAATAGCCAAAATAGGGTGGGTAAAAGTAAAGTTTGAAGCAAATTTAGCAAAGCTAAGTTTTCCTAAGATATTAAAAACTCTATCTCCATAAAAGTGATATTTACTTTGGATTAAATCTTCCAAATCTTTGTAATCATAAAAAGAGTAGACAAAAAAATCTTTAACTAACTCTTTTTTATAAAAGTTTGGAGCAAGAAGTTGTTTTTGACAAGTTTTGCAAATAATATAAAAAGATAGTTTATCACAAGAGGTGCATTTCATTTTCTACTCCTTTTGAATAATATGATAAGCTAACTATCTCATATACTGATTTAAAATATTTTTAGTTTCGTTGTACTCTTTTGTATTTTTCTTGAAATTTTCTATCAAAATATCGTAAGCATTTCTTAGATTTTCTAGTCTTGCATCTGGTTCTTTTTCTTCAAATTCTTCTAAAAATACTACTCTATC
This window harbors:
- a CDS encoding Na/Pi cotransporter family protein, with product MIKKVLFPLLFLVLAYFVLSYESAKEIIAGISIFLVGMFFMEDGFKLFSGGFLEKILEKFTNSMPKAILNGFLISSIVQSSSLTSVIIISFLGASLIALESAVYVLLGSSLGSSTTAWIIALFGLKIKISHYAMPIIVFGIFFRFSKKERFKGLGHVLLGLGFIFLGISYMVNGFYELKDSVDLTLYSFDGFLGLFIFFIIGALMTFVVQSSSASTAIVLVALASGQIFYLNAIAAIIGGKIGSTTTTVLGALNSNANGKRLAYAQFLLNLIATLFGLILFYPIVNFIEIISNYFEITSDAIKLSIFITILNLSAVIIMIPFLKLIVKKIQKMFIPKVKSWSKLEFLDSSSLESSKSIVVGVKKENIILYENFLKASKHLLQINDEDLYWYKNNNKSKSPQNHKIDKIYKDRLRVLHDEILDFLSFANKGISENDLKIIDKQKIITKKIYSLLKNIRNINKKIDESNFYREAIKNEYIYLREILTICIKEIENIISNKTFDDLDKIFKIKTLQQKLNSLDSLTTQRVKKLIDEKKIDANVSTKIIKDISFAILLSQELIKLTISLYVEDSILIEEDEDEA
- a CDS encoding ComF family protein, with the translated sequence MKCTSCDKLSFYIICKTCQKQLLAPNFYKKELVKDFFVYSFYDYKDLEDLIQSKYHFYGDRVFNILGKLSFAKFASNFTFTHPILAIPIDDHTRHDFSQTAILAKHLKSSFIKPVFNTLKATNIVKYAGKNLEFRQKNPRKFTYSGVKNCDVILVDDVITTGTTILEAKKILKKQGINVLFAITLCCFLS